The Oncorhynchus mykiss isolate Arlee chromosome 28, USDA_OmykA_1.1, whole genome shotgun sequence genome includes a window with the following:
- the LOC110508466 gene encoding caspase-8, with the protein MQTLRENKTLITEILSAEPEFILQHVQQAKIVNQREYNNLNVTGHPPETIIINLLDKVMNKGNEKCLDFVTLLQQPNIIDTYSRMEEVFSNNLTAPSDHTFSTGTRGPYTTSSTDTTGQAVGMSSEVCQYRMTSLPRGHCLIINNVHFIQMGERRGSDKDAEVLKDVFQWLGFKVTVLLDQTALQAREELKRFGDETHGDAFVCCVLSHGGKGVIYGTDGEPISTNDLISPFKGTNCSTLIGKPKAFFIQACRGKDTQARVQLEADENPGVNPGHQIYIPADADFLFAMATVEDYYSFRVPTSGSWFIQTLCKQLKQGCPRGDDILTILTQVNRDVSQMDDRYRDKKSREYKQAKQMPEPKYTLTKRLVFTVPPQ; encoded by the exons ATGCAGACGTTGAGAGAGAATAAGACTTTGATTACAGAGATCCTGTCTGCGGAACCTGAGTTCATCCTTCAGCATGTGCAGCAGGCGAAGATAGTGAACCAGCGTGAATACAACAACCTAAACGTCACTGGTCATCCCCCAGAGACCATCATCATCAATCTTCTGGACAAAGTGATGAACAAAGGAAACGAAAAATGCCTCGACTTTGTGACCCTGCTGCAGCAACCAAATATCATAGATACCTACTCTAGAATGGAGGAAGTATTCAGCAACAACCTCACAGCACCCAGTGACCACACCTTCAGCACAGGAACCAGAGGCCCATACACAACCTCCAGTACAG ATACTACTGGCCAGGCGGTTGGAATGAGCAGTGAG GTCTGTCAATACCGAATGACCAGCCTGCCACGTGGTCATTGTTTAATCATCAACAATGTGCACTTTATTCAaatgggggaaagaaggggatcAGACAAAGATGCTG AGGTTCTGAAGGATGTGTTCCAGTGGCTCGGTTTTAAGGTGACTGTACTCCTAGACCAGACAGCACTGCAGGCCCGCGAGGAATTGAAGAGGTTTGGTGACGAGACGCATGGCGACGCCTTTGTCTGCTGCGTACTGAGTCATGGTGGCAAAGGAGTTATCTATGGCACAGACGGCGAACCCATCTCCACCAATGACCTCATCTCACCCTTCAAAGGCACCAACTGCTCCACCCTCATTGGCAAGCCCAAGGCCTTCTTCATCCAGGCATGTAGGGGGAAAGATACCCAAGCTAGAGTGCAGTTGGAGGCAGACGAAAATCCAGGTGTAAATCCAGGTCACCAGATCTACATTCCAGCTGATGCCGATTTCCTGTTTGCCATGGCCACTGTCGAAGACTACTACTCGTTCAGAGTCCCAACCAGTGGGTCCTGGTTCATCCAGACTCTGTGCAAACAGCTCAAACAGGGCTGTCCCAG AGGTGATGACATCCTGACCATCCTAACACAGGTCAATAGAGACGTAAGCCAGATGGATGACCGATACCGGGATAAGAAGTCCAGGGAATACAAGCAGGCCAAGCAGATGCCCGAGCCCAAGTACACGCTGACGAAGAGGCTGGTGTTCACAGTGCCGCCCCAATGA